From a region of the Triticum aestivum cultivar Chinese Spring chromosome 7D, IWGSC CS RefSeq v2.1, whole genome shotgun sequence genome:
- the LOC123165962 gene encoding uncharacterized protein, producing MEMRLHLHALAILLVVSARPTSVAGGLCRDSCGDVPVRYPLGIDDGCGSPYYRNMLTCADNTTLRLRTPSGTYPVSGADYADPHLVVTDPSMWTCARPFTSVHAAPFSLDTSTRFSLSPRNDHLFFNCDEERVIVAPRPAICDRYPDRCDSACDSAGYLCRNLPGCRGALEEGNMSCCAYRPRAAESLRAMLRHCEAYTTVYWRAVGDKFPPYDQVPDYGVRVDFEIPVTTRCLQCQDRRRGANGTCGFDPATRDFVCICDGGRNSTTDCADGRVTGHGASAGVVAATVVFSISAAIGIGGLVMYIRKLRSSKVVTCGVQSNENRFF from the exons ATGGAGATGCGTCTCCACCTCCATGCGTTGGCGATCCTTCTGGTCGTCTCGGCGCGGCCTACGTCCGTCGCCGGCGGGCTGTGCCGCGACAGCTGCGGCGACGTCCCGGTGCGCTACCCGCTGGGCATCGACGACGGCTGCGGCAGCCCGTATTACCGCAACATGCTGACCTGCGCCGACAACACCACGCTCCGCCTCCGCACCCCGTCCGGCACGTACCCGGTGTCCGGCGCCGACTACGCGGACCCGCACCTGGTGGTGACGGACCCGTCCATGTGGACGTGCGCGCGGCCCTTCACCTCCGTCCACGCCGCGCCCTTCAGCCTGGACACCAGCACCCGCTTCTCGCTGTCCCCGAGGAACGACCACCTCTTCTTCAACTGCGACGAGGAGCGCGTCATCGTGGCGCCGCGGCCGGCCATCTGCGACCGGTACCCGGACCGGTGCGACTCGGCGTGCGACAGCGCCGGGTACCTGTGCCGGAACCTGCCGGGCTGCCGCGGCGCGCTGGAGGAAGGGAACATGAGCTGCTGCGCGTACAGGCCCCGCGCGGCGGAGTCGCTGAGGGCCATGCTGCGGCACTGCGAGGCCTACACCACCGTGTACTGGCGCGCGGTGGGCGACAAGTTCCCGCCCTACGACCAGGTGCCGGACTACGGGGTCCGGGTGGACTTCGAGATCCCCGTCACCACGCGGTGCCTGCAGTGCCAGGACCGGCGCCGCGGCGCCAACGGCACCTGCGGCTTCGACCCCGCCACCAGGGACTTCGTCTGCATCTGCGACGGCGGCCGGAACTCCACCACGGACTGTGCAG ATGGCCGCGTGACAGGGCATGGAGCATCAGCCGGAGTGGTAGCTG CAACCGTCGTGTTCTCAATTTCGGCAGCTATCGGCATCGGGGGGCTCGTGATGTACATACGCAAGTTGAGATCGAGCAAAGTGGTCACCTGCGGCGTCCAGAGTAACGAAAATAGATTCTTCTGA